GCCGAGGCCGAGTCCACCACCGAGGCCTGATCATGCTCGAGGAGGCTCTCGAGCACCTCGTGAAGGGCATCGTCGACAACCCCGACGACGTGCAGGTCGCCTCGCGCAACCTGCGTCGCGGCCGCGTACTCGAGGTCCGGGTCCACCCCGACGACCTCGGCAAGGTGATCGGCCGCAACGGCCGCACCGCGCGTGCGCTGCGCACCGTCGTGGGCGCCATCGGCGGTCGTGGCATCCGCGTCGACCTCGTCGACGTGGACCAGGTCCGCTGAAAGTTTGACACCGGCACGGGCCGGGGAGGGCAGACCGCCCACCCCGGCCCGTTGCCGTACGACAGGAGAGTTCATCAGTGCAGTTGGTAGTCGCGCGGATCGGCCGCGCCCACGGCATCAGG
The Streptomyces roseofulvus genome window above contains:
- a CDS encoding RNA-binding protein — translated: MLEEALEHLVKGIVDNPDDVQVASRNLRRGRVLEVRVHPDDLGKVIGRNGRTARALRTVVGAIGGRGIRVDLVDVDQVR